The proteins below come from a single Miscanthus floridulus cultivar M001 chromosome 1, ASM1932011v1, whole genome shotgun sequence genomic window:
- the LOC136471716 gene encoding leucine-rich repeat receptor-like serine/threonine-protein kinase BAM1 — protein MRLLPLLLLLAVAAGAAGAAGSGTDTDADALLAAKAALSDPTGALASWDAASSDHCAWAGVTCAPRGSGGVVVGLDVSGLNLSGALPPALSRLRGLQRLSVAANGFYGPIPPSLARLQLLVHLNLSNNAFNGSFPPALARLRALRVLDLYNNNLTSATLPLEVTHMTMLRHLHLGGNFFSGEIPPEYGRWPRLQYLAVSGNELSGKIPPELGNLTSLRELYIGYYNSYTGGFPPELGNLTELVRIDAANCGLSGEIPPELGRLQNLDTLFLQVNGLTGSIPSELGYLKSLSSLDLSNNALTGEIPASFSELKNLTLLNLFRNKLRGDIPDFVGDLPSLEVLQLWENNFTGGVPRSLGRNGRLQLLDLSSNKITGTLPPELCAGGNLQTLIALGNFLFGAIPDSLGQCKSLSRVRLGENYLNGSIPKGLFELPKLTQVELQDNLLTGNFPAVIGAAAPNLGEISLSNNQLTGALPASLGNFSGVQKLLLDQNAFSGAIPPEIGRLQQLSKADLSSNKFEGGVPPEIGKCRLLTYLDMSQNNISGKIPPAISGMRILNYLNLSRNHLDGEIPPSIATMQSLTAVDFSYNNLSGLVPGTGQFSYFNATSFVGNPALCGPYLGPCSAGIAGADHTAHGHGGLSNTVKLLIVLGLLICSIAFAAAAILKARSLKKASEARVWKLTAFQRLDFTSDDVLDCLKEENIIGKGGAGIVYKGAMPNGELVAVKRLPAMGRGSSHDHGFSAEIQTLGRIRHRHIVRLLGFCSNNETNLLVYEYMPNGSLGEMLHGKKGGHLHWDTRYSIAIEAAKGLCYLHHDCSPLILHRDVKSNNILLDSNFEAHVADFGLAKFLQDSGASECMSAIAGSYGYIAPEYAYTLKVDEKSDVYSFGVVLLELVTGRKPVGEFGDGVDIVQWAKMMTDSSKEQVMKILDPRLSTVPLHEVMHVFYVALLCTEEQSVQRPTMREVVQILSELPKPSTKQGEEVPNSGDGSASSPLHPAPVGTNEAPTVEARDQQQQTSSPSSPPPDLISI, from the exons ATGCGCCTCCtcccgctgctcctgctcctggccGTCGCCgcgggcgcggccggcgcggcggGCAGCGGCACGGACACGGACGCGGACGCGCTGCTCGCCGCGAAGGCGGCGCTCTCCGACCCCACCGGCGCGCTCGCGTCCTGGGACGCCGCCTCCTCCGACCACTGCGCGTGGGCGGGGGTCACCTGCGCGCCCCGGGGCtccggcggcgtggtcgtcgggcTCGACGTCTCCGGGCTCAACCTGTCCGGCGCGCTCCCGCCGGCGCTGTCACGGCTCCGCGGCCTGCAGCGCCTCTCCGTCGCCGCCAACGGCTTCTACGGGCCCATCCCGCCGTCGCTCGCGCGCCTGCAGCTCCTCGTCCACCTCAACCTCTCCAACAACGCCTTCAACGGCTCCTTCCCGCCTGCGCTCGCGCGGCTCCGCGCGCTCCGGGTGCTCGACCTCTACAACAACAACCTCACCAGCGCCACGCTGCCGCTCGAGGTCACGCACATGACCATGCTCCGCCACCTGCACCTCGGCGGCAACTTCTTCTCCGGGGAGATACCGCCGGAGTACGGCCGGTGGCCCAGGCTGCAGTACCTTGCGGTCTCCGGGAATGAGCTCTCCGGCAAGATACCGCCCGAGCTGGGGAACCTCACCAGCCTCAGGGAGCTCTACATTGGCTACTACAACAGTTACACCGGTGGTTTTCCGCCGGAGCTGGGGAACCTGACCGAGCTCGTCCGCATCGACGCCGCCAACTGTGGGCTCTCCGGCGAAATCCCGCCGGAGCTTGGGAGGCTGCAGAATCTGGATACGCTCTTCTTGCAGGTGAACGGCCTCACCGGCAGCATACCCTCGGAGCTGGGCTACCTCAAGAGCCTCAGTTCTTTGGACCTGTCGAACAATGCGCTCACCGGTGAGATACCGGCGAGTTTCTCCGAGCTCAAGAACCTGACGCTGCTCAACCTGTTCCGGAACAAGCTGCGCGGCGACATCCCCGACTTCGTCGGCGACCTGCCCAGCCTCGAGGTGCTGCAGCTGTGGGAGAACAACTTCACCGGCGGTGTGCCACGCAGCCTCGGCCGCAACGGCCGCCTCCAGCTGCTCGACCTCTCGTCGAACAAGATCACCGGCACGCTGCCGCCGGAGCTCTGCGCCGGGGGcaacctgcagacgctcatcgcGCTCGGCAACTTCTTGTTCGGTGCCATCCCAGACTCACTCGGCCAGTGCAAGTCCTTGAGCCGTGTCCGTCTCGGGGAGAACTACTTGAATGGCTCAATTCCGAAAGGGCTATTCGAATTGCCGAAGCTGACTCAAGTTGAGTTGCAAGATAACCTCCTCACTGGTAATTTCCCGGCTGTGATCGGTGCTGCGGCTCCTAACCTTGGCGAGATCAGCCTGTCCAACAACCAGCTTACGGGAGCATTGCCTGCATCTCTTGGGAACTTCTCTGGTGTTCAGAAGCTGCTGCTTGATCAGAACGCGTTCTCTGGTGCCATACCTCCAGAGATTGGGCGGCTGCAGCAGCTCTCCAAGGCTGACCTTAGCAGCAACAAGTTTGAGGGAGGTGTGCCACCGGAGATTGGGAAATGCCGGCTTCTCACTTACTTGGACATGAGCCAAAACAACATCTCTGGGAAGATACCTCCGGCCATCTCTGGAATGCGAATACTGAACTACCTCAACCTGTCCAGGAACCACCTTGATGGAGAGATACCTCCATCCATTGCAACGATGCAGAGCTTGACGGCGGTCGACTTCTCGTATAACAACTTGTCTGGGCTTGTGCCAGGGACTGGCCAGTTCAGCTACTTCAATGCCACATCTTTCGTTGGCAACCCAGCCCTGTGTGGACCATACCTCGGTCCATGCAGCGCAGGCATCGCTGGCGCCGACCACACTGCCCATGGCCATGGTGGGCTGAGCAATACGGTCAAGCTGCTCATTGTCCTTGGCTTGTTGATTTGCTCCATTGCATTTGCTGCTGCGGCAATTCTGAAGGCTCGGTCATTGAAGAAAGCTAGTGAAGCGCGAGTATGGAAACTCACTGCATTCCAGCGCCTGGACTTCACCAGTGATGATGTGCTGGATTGCTTGAAAGAGGAGAACATTATTGGCAAAGGTGGTGCTGGGATTGTGTATAAGGGGGCAATGCCGAATGGTGAACTTGTAGCTGTGAAGAGACTCCCAGCAATGGGCCGTGGCTCATCACATGATCATGGATTCTCAGCAGAGATACAAACACTTGGTAGAATTCGACACCGTCATATTGTGCGCCTTCTAGGCTTCTGCTCAAACAATGAGACTAATCTGCTGGTTTATGAGTATATGCCCAATGGCAGCCTTGGGGAGATGCTCCACGGCAAGAAAGGGGGGCACCTGCACTGGGATACCCGATACAGCATTGCTATTGAGGCAGCCAAGGGGCTTTGCTACTTGCACCATGATTGTTCACCTTTGATACTTCACCGGGATGTCAAGTCAAATAACATACTTCTTGACTCCAACTTTGAAGCTCATGTGGCCGACTTTGGGCTAGCAAAATTCTTGCAGGATTCTGGGGCATCTGAATGCATGTCCGCCATCGCAGGCTCATATGGCTACATAGCGCCAG AATATGCATACACACTGAAGGTCGATGAGAAGAGTGATGTCTATAGCTTTGGTGTCGTGCTTCTTGAGCTTGTCACTGGAAGGAAGCCTGTAGGTGAGTTTGGCGATGGTGTTGACATTGTCCAATGGGCAAAGATGATGACAGACTCAAGCAAAGAACAAGTGATGAAGATCCTGGACCCAAGGCTCTCAACTGTGCCGCTGCACGAGGTGATGCATGTCTTCTATGTTGCATTGCTCTGCACTGAGGAGCAAAGTGTGCAGCGCCCGACGATGAGGGAGGTTGTGCAGATCCTAAGTGAGCTTCCAAAGCCATCTACCAAGCAAGGAGAGGAGGTTCCAAATTCCGGTGACGGTTCTGCATCCAgtcctctacatccagcaccagTTGGGACCAATGAAGCACCAACCGTCGAAGCGAGAGATCAGCAGCAGCAAACAAGCTCTCCATCATCGCCACCTCCAGATCTCATCAGCATCTGA